Within the Medicago truncatula cultivar Jemalong A17 chromosome 4, MtrunA17r5.0-ANR, whole genome shotgun sequence genome, the region ATTGTTGGATGCAGTGCAGTTTTCCATGTTGCTAGCCCTGTACCTTCAACAGTTGTACCTAATCCTGAGGTAATGTTTCTAATGTTCTCTTACCATGTGTTTGTTACTGCATTTTTCTTGCTCTAGACGCGCGGCAGACAAGAAGCTACCTTTTGTAGCATTTAAATTCCCACTTTAGAAGTGCATTGGGACGCGATATTCCCTAATTACACGCTATTACTCTTATATGCAGACTAATTTGATATGTCACGGCGTGATTCTGAATTTGCCTTCATTTTGTAAGACACCAATAAGTTGAAAGATATTCAGCTTATTAATCTATGTCATCGAAATTGTTCATGTTAATAAACACGACATCCATGAAAAAACCTGAAGTGAAAAATAATGTACTTGAAGCTTAATCTGCAGGTGGAAGTGATTGAGCCTGCAGTGAAGGGAACTGCTAATGTACTTGAAGCTTGTCTCAAAGCTAATGTGGAACGTGTCGTCTTTGTATCATCTGCAGCTGCTGTTGCTATCAACCCTAATTTACCAAAAGATAAAGCGATCGATGAGTCTTGTTGGTCTGACAAAGACTACTGTAAAAATACTCAGGTCACtaagattttattatatttgtgcaTGATATAAATGTATCATTAGCCTTATGATATGATAGTAGTGTCTgttatactattttttattcagaTCATTAAGTATCAAAATATGCTATGTTTCAATCATCAAACAATTTTGTGTTATGTAATAAAGCTTATACTTCGCATGTGATCCAGAACTGGTACTGTTATGCCAAGACAGAAGCAGAAGAACAGGCCTTCAATTTCGCGAAAAGAACTGGACTTAACGTGGTAACCATTTGTCCTACTCTTGTTTTGGGACCAATTTTACAGTCGACCACAAATTCAAGTAGCTTGGCTctcatcaaaattttaaaaggtaCCTAACATGCCTTATCAAATTCTTATTATAAAACACATATTTATGAACTGTGCAATGCGAGTTAATGATAACCATATAACTTCTATAAAAGGTAGCTACTAATATGGTTAATGATAACCATATTTATGAAAGGTGTTTTGGGAGTCGGCTGCTACGCTACGCTATCTTCTACTAACTAGATAGTCGATAGATCATGAATTATGAATATGCCCTTCATGGGGATATTTTTCTGCATAACTTGTTGTCCTGCTATTATAGTTTAACTAATTTCATACATTATAGatttcatataaatattaaaatcgTTTTTCATGTTATTAGAAGGACACGACTCATTGGAGAATAAGCTCCGTTGGATTGTTGACGTACGAGACGTAGTTAATGCAATACTTTTGGCTTATGAGAATCACAAGGCAGACGGGAGATACATCTGCACTTCACACACTATCAACACACGAGATTTGGTGGAGAGATTGAAGAGTATATATCCCAACTACAAGTACCCTACGAAGTAAGCTTCAGTTTCTAAATCAACctctaaatttaaatattatccgtaatattaataatatcaaGATATACATGAAATATGTAAGAAATGTGAATGATAAGAGAAATTGTTCTtaacagaaaaataaagaagtCATTAATTAGTGAGGAGATCATCTTTTAAGGAAGTTCTTGTGAGATAACAATAATTGTATCAGAGAAATCGTTGAGTCAAGAGAAAAACGAAGGAAAAATTGCAAGTAATGTTGCTCGATGGAGTACTTTCAGTGTCAAGTTTAATAGTTGCTTTGTAGCTTCAAAACCTCAGGTTGACGTTGTGTCCGATGTCTGACATCAACACAATACTGACACATGTGTTTGAATTCAATAATTCcgttttttcaaattctcattggtGTCAGTGTTGCGTCTAGTGTCTGTGTCATTGTTTCATAGCTACCTACTTGCTTGTACAGATTTGATGGTTACAAACTTATGTTAAAGTTTTCATTTGTGGCAGCTATATTGAGATGGATGATTACAAAATGCTGAGCTCAGAGAAACTGCAAAGTTTGGGTTGGAAATTCAGGCCATTGGAGGAAACACTCATTGACTCTGTTGAGAGCTATAAGGAGGCTGGACTACTTCAATCAGCATAATTTTAGTTCTCCTAAAACCTAAATAAATGTGACTACTTGTTTAGCATCTCCATATTAGAATGGATTTGTGAGCGTCTTTCagtttatgtattttcttttgtttctcaAACCAATTAATGAGTGCTTTTAAATTTACAATGTGTTACTAAATATTGCACTTGTCAATGCTTCAAACTTGATTAAGTTACCAAAGAACATCAATTTTTATGCTAACAACACATAAACAAAGATAAACACACAACTTTCAACTTCTTTTATCACAAAAATGCTATCTACACATGCaaggtatttattagtataatatagaACATAGAACAAACAAGACTTGTTATATGTCACATTGAAAAATCAACCATAAAAATCAACACCAGAAGGAGTGATTATTTTTCTCAAGGAAGGCCTTGCATGCATTAGTCcacaaacaaaatcatcatcCACCAAACTGCAATTCCTCAAATTTAACTCTTTCAATGCTATGCAATTTTCTATTACTTCCCTTACTCCCTTAGCTGTAACATACCAACAATTTTGAATGTCCAATAACATTAGTCCACTGCACCACTTTGAGATTATTGAGAGTGATTCATCTTCAATTCTTGCTCCTGACAAGTTCAACACCTTCAATTGGGAAACTTCaaagtttatttcaaatttttcaatTCCTGTATATGCAATGTTTAAGTGCCTTATCACATAGCATCTTTTCATAACCTCGGCAACACATTCTCCAGTGATACCTTCACATGCATTTAAGTCAAGAAGTTGTAAACCAGCGCAAATGGAAGTGAATTTGATTAAACTAGCATCATTCAGTAAAATATTATCACCCAAATGAACCGCTTTTACTTGACGGTTGACGACAAAATCTGACATGGAATTGGAATCTTCCTCACCTTCTACCCCGATATACGTTCTCTCCATTTTGATCTCAAGTAGCAAGGGACAATTTCTTGTGAGTATGAAAAAGGTTGAGTTCGTTAGCTGGCAACAACCACTAAGGTTTATAGAGGTCAAGTTAATAAGAAATATCGATAACTTGTTGATACATTGATCAGTTAGAAAGTCGGCTTTACGAAGATCTAAGGATTGAACATATTGACATTTggataaaacataaaatattcctGAAAATGTAAAGTTGCAACAGTCTTGAAGGACAAGTTTTTTCAGAAAATTAACAGCACCGTCTGCGACTGAGATAAGAAACTCATCCGATATAAAAGAATTTGATAAATCAATAGCATTTAATCTTTTCAAGCTCACGAATGAATCGATCAAATCCAAGTTAATAGGTAAGGGAGTCAAACCAGGTCCATGTATTCTTTTCTTTTCGATGTTAAAAGAAATGGAAGACAAACTTGGCCTCATTCGGATAGCAGAAGCAATTCCATCTTGGGATATCTTGAAGCATTGGAAGAATGAAATTTCTTCCAATGATCTGCAGTTCTGGCATAGAGACAAAAGAGATTTATCAGTGATCAAGTGATTACCAGAAAGATCGATCTTGCACAGATTCTCAAGCATGGAAGACAGCCTTAGTAATCCAAAATCAGATGCTTGAGAATCCAAAGGAAAGCTAATGTCAAGCTCTTCAAGAAATGGAAAGCAATAAGCTATCACTACCAGATGGCTATCGCGAAGAGATCCAACGTTCGAGCAAATCAAAACCCTCAAGTTTATCATCTTTGTACCGAGTTCTCGCAATCCATCAACAGGAAGTGTTCTTTGGTTGGAAAGATTAATCAAATCAAGGTCCAACCCAGATTGTGAAATTTGATGAAGGATGTCTTCTAGTTCACCATTGAAGTGACTAAAATCTATGGCTTTGAGCCTTAAAAATCTCGAGAGTAGCCGAGAAAGGAATAGAATAGTGGAATCATGTATTGTTAAAGAAAATTTCACTTGGTTTGTAATGGAAAGGAATTTCTTGCAGACCATAGAAACAGACTCCAAATCTTTTCCTTGGCCAAGGAATTTGAAGATTGATTCCCAACATTCTTGAGGAAAATCTTTCAATAACATATTTGATATAATAAATGTTGATCTAGAAAGTTAAGATGAGAATGATCAACAAATTTAATGGCTTAATCATTTATAAACTCAATAAGACGCCAGCTGATCAAGTTCAAAGGATGAGATTCTAGAAAGTCTTTTGCTTGTTAGGTaggcatcatcaatcatatattAAGGTGATCTGTATTATTCACTTTTGAGACTTTTTGCATTGTGGTGTGGTGCCCTGAAATACTCCATAACCCCACATgcccaatttttttatatgaacaaTCATGATTTAAATGTGTTTTTCTTACATGGAGCCCAAACCTTATCCatattttagtcatttctgtGAATGTGCAACACATGATTTCTATAAACTGGTCATGCTTTCCACAAAGTAATTTCAAGAAGGAAAAACACATTTGGAagtatttttattcattttaatgaCATTATATACTTACTATGTTCTACAATGAATgagttatttaaaaataatatttaatctcAAAACGAGGGTTACTTGattctaaacaaaaaaaaattttaaaaaaaagtgtcacGTTTAATTTTCAATGTGGTGTTTCTTCCAATTATACGCGATAACTAATCTTATGTGCACCACTAAGTTAAATATTCCACTTCACATTTAGGTATTAGTGTTAATAGTGAAAATTAGAAGGTAAAATAGTTTACTTGCATAACAAGTAATGTACTAGTAGTGTAACTAACTTGCAGTGAATTGGTTAGACAGTTTGTTAGAATGACAACTAAATCTAGTTTGCAATCATATAGCTTCTATATATAGCGAGTGTATCACATGTAACAACCTAGATTGGTGaataaaatttttcatttttttttcatgcttcTACTTTATTTTCTATGCATGTTTGCAAGCTTTTTTCATTCATCCACAGAATCTAAGATCATCCTTTCACAAATAGTGAATATATCAAACAAACTAACTAAAAATGCCGCCAACGCACAAAAACTACAGCTCCATGATGAGCctaacacaagactttttttttttaatatgttaattgttatgtttgttttttctccTGGAATTCCTCTCTCTAGCTTTTTTCCTCTGCCTTCTCTCTGGATTTTTCACAAGAGTTTGGTTTGCAGATCGCATTCGTTTTGGGGTTCGTCTCTCTCTGTCGTTTTGTTATCTGTGGGTCTGATTGCTGCATCCCCTTTTCCGACGGTTGCCGCTGCTTTGCCATGGTTGAGGGAGGTACAGTGGTctctttgttttggtttgtttgcTCGGTGGCCGGTTGTTGTTCTGTCGGATTCACCGCCGCTGACGTGATGTTCGTTATTGTGGGTTGCTGGCTTTTAGTTTGGCGTTTTTTTGTTAtcgtgtttgtgtttgtgttacTCTTTTCGTTCAGATCAGAGATTGGGTGGGGTTTCAGATTATTGGCCTGTTTGTTTGCTGTTGTTGGTTTCATATACCCGTAATGGGTTGTTGGTTCGTTTAACCCGAAAGGGTCTGGTTACTAACGTATTG harbors:
- the LOC11423739 gene encoding cinnamoyl-CoA reductase 1 isoform X1, with the translated sequence MEASGGVNNNKKVCVTGAGGFVASWLVKLLLSKGYFVHGTVREPGSPKYEHLLKLEKASENLTLFKADILDYESVYSAIVGCSAVFHVASPVPSTVVPNPELNLQVEVIEPAVKGTANVLEACLKANVERVVFVSSAAAVAINPNLPKDKAIDESCWSDKDYCKNTQNWYCYAKTEAEEQAFNFAKRTGLNVVTICPTLVLGPILQSTTNSSSLALIKILKEGHDSLENKLRWIVDVRDVVNAILLAYENHKADGRYICTSHTINTRDLVERLKSIYPNYKYPTNYIEMDDYKMLSSEKLQSLGWKFRPLEETLIDSVESYKEAGLLQSA
- the LOC11423739 gene encoding cinnamoyl-CoA reductase 1 isoform X2, whose protein sequence is MEASGGVNNNKKVCVTGAGGFVASWLVKLLLSKGYFVHGTVREPGSPKYEHLLKLEKASENLTLFKADILDYESVYSAIVGCSAVFHVASPVPSTVVPNPEVEVIEPAVKGTANVLEACLKANVERVVFVSSAAAVAINPNLPKDKAIDESCWSDKDYCKNTQNWYCYAKTEAEEQAFNFAKRTGLNVVTICPTLVLGPILQSTTNSSSLALIKILKEGHDSLENKLRWIVDVRDVVNAILLAYENHKADGRYICTSHTINTRDLVERLKSIYPNYKYPTNYIEMDDYKMLSSEKLQSLGWKFRPLEETLIDSVESYKEAGLLQSA
- the LOC11424771 gene encoding F-box/LRR-repeat protein 2, which gives rise to MLLKDFPQECWESIFKFLGQGKDLESVSMVCKKFLSITNQVKFSLTIHDSTILFLSRLLSRFLRLKAIDFSHFNGELEDILHQISQSGLDLDLINLSNQRTLPVDGLRELGTKMINLRVLICSNVGSLRDSHLNCRSLEEISFFQCFKISQDGIASAIRMRPSLSSISFNIEKKRIHGPGLTPLPINLDLIDSFVSLKRLNAIDLSNSFISDEFLISVADGAVNFLKKLVLQDCCNFTFSGIFYVLSKCQYVQSLDLRKADFLTDQCINKLSIFLINLTSINLSGCCQLTNSTFFILTRNCPLLLEIKMERTYIGVEGEEDSNSMSDFVVNRQVKAVHLGDNILLNDASLIKFTSICAGLQLLDLNACEGITGECVAEVMKRCYVIRHLNIAYTGIEKFEINFEVSQLKVLNLSGARIEDESLSIISKWCSGLMLLDIQNCWYVTAKGVREVIENCIALKELNLRNCSLVDDDFVCGLMHARPSLRKIITPSGVDFYG